One genomic window of Anguilla anguilla isolate fAngAng1 chromosome 13, fAngAng1.pri, whole genome shotgun sequence includes the following:
- the si:ch211-218o21.4 gene encoding actin-associated protein FAM107A isoform X2 yields MSSSLLEHQIRMQQELWMRAKLQVLTSLKPVSAMIPATASFQKSNTRRNETSAAHATTSINTDNVKPETSSTNPVTLPTALPASANPLKASRTHQELHKELLLAHRNRPELQLVLERRRREQTDRERGEQARTPLEQVLLKRQQRHQEKESQQEHTQKEEPQLLEFVRVRQNLRKIHSARNKPTNSEALSVDD; encoded by the exons ATGTCTTCTTCACTTCTGGAACACCAAATCAG GATGCAGCAGGAGCTGTGGATGAGGGCAAAACTGCAGGTCCTCACCTCCCTCAAGCCAGTCAGTGCCATGATACCGGCGACTGCTTCCTTCCAAAAGTCCAACACTCGTAGGAACGAAACCAGTGCCGCACACGCGACAACCAGCATCAACACTG ATAACGTAAAACCAGAGACCAGCAGCACAAATCCAGTGACCTTGCCCACAGCTCTCCCAGCTTCAGCTAACCCCTTAAAAGCATCCCGCACTCATCAGGAACTCCACAAGGAGCTTCTGCTGGCACACAGAAA CAGGCCGGAGCTGCAGCTGGttctggagaggaggaggagggagcagaCGGAtagggagaggggagagcaggCCAGGACACCCCTGGAGCAGGTCCTTCTCAAGAGACAGCAGAGACACCAGGAG AAGGAGAGCCAGcaggagcacacacagaaagaggagCCTCAGCTGCTCGAGTTTGTGAGAGTGCGACAGAACCTCCGGAAGATTCATTCAGCACGGAACAAACCCACAAATTCAGAGGCCCTGTCTGTGGATGACTGA
- the si:ch211-218o21.4 gene encoding actin-associated protein FAM107A isoform X1, whose product MSSSLLEHQIRMQQELWMRAKLQVLTSLKPVSAMIPATASFQKSNTRRNETSAAHATTSINTDNVKPETSSTNPVTLPTALPASANPLKASRTHQELHKELLLAHRKGLVVCSRPELQLVLERRRREQTDRERGEQARTPLEQVLLKRQQRHQEKESQQEHTQKEEPQLLEFVRVRQNLRKIHSARNKPTNSEALSVDD is encoded by the exons ATGTCTTCTTCACTTCTGGAACACCAAATCAG GATGCAGCAGGAGCTGTGGATGAGGGCAAAACTGCAGGTCCTCACCTCCCTCAAGCCAGTCAGTGCCATGATACCGGCGACTGCTTCCTTCCAAAAGTCCAACACTCGTAGGAACGAAACCAGTGCCGCACACGCGACAACCAGCATCAACACTG ATAACGTAAAACCAGAGACCAGCAGCACAAATCCAGTGACCTTGCCCACAGCTCTCCCAGCTTCAGCTAACCCCTTAAAAGCATCCCGCACTCATCAGGAACTCCACAAGGAGCTTCTGCTGGCACACAGAAA GGGTCTGGTTGTGTGCAGCAGGCCGGAGCTGCAGCTGGttctggagaggaggaggagggagcagaCGGAtagggagaggggagagcaggCCAGGACACCCCTGGAGCAGGTCCTTCTCAAGAGACAGCAGAGACACCAGGAG AAGGAGAGCCAGcaggagcacacacagaaagaggagCCTCAGCTGCTCGAGTTTGTGAGAGTGCGACAGAACCTCCGGAAGATTCATTCAGCACGGAACAAACCCACAAATTCAGAGGCCCTGTCTGTGGATGACTGA
- the si:ch211-218o21.4 gene encoding actin-associated protein FAM107A isoform X3: MQQELWMRAKLQVLTSLKPVSAMIPATASFQKSNTRRNETSAAHATTSINTDNVKPETSSTNPVTLPTALPASANPLKASRTHQELHKELLLAHRKGLVVCSRPELQLVLERRRREQTDRERGEQARTPLEQVLLKRQQRHQEKESQQEHTQKEEPQLLEFVRVRQNLRKIHSARNKPTNSEALSVDD, from the exons ATGCAGCAGGAGCTGTGGATGAGGGCAAAACTGCAGGTCCTCACCTCCCTCAAGCCAGTCAGTGCCATGATACCGGCGACTGCTTCCTTCCAAAAGTCCAACACTCGTAGGAACGAAACCAGTGCCGCACACGCGACAACCAGCATCAACACTG ATAACGTAAAACCAGAGACCAGCAGCACAAATCCAGTGACCTTGCCCACAGCTCTCCCAGCTTCAGCTAACCCCTTAAAAGCATCCCGCACTCATCAGGAACTCCACAAGGAGCTTCTGCTGGCACACAGAAA GGGTCTGGTTGTGTGCAGCAGGCCGGAGCTGCAGCTGGttctggagaggaggaggagggagcagaCGGAtagggagaggggagagcaggCCAGGACACCCCTGGAGCAGGTCCTTCTCAAGAGACAGCAGAGACACCAGGAG AAGGAGAGCCAGcaggagcacacacagaaagaggagCCTCAGCTGCTCGAGTTTGTGAGAGTGCGACAGAACCTCCGGAAGATTCATTCAGCACGGAACAAACCCACAAATTCAGAGGCCCTGTCTGTGGATGACTGA